The nucleotide sequence TGATTCCGAAGTCGTCATTCGTCTCCACGATGCCCGTGCCGAAGAGATAGTACCACGCGCGGTTCATTGTCACGCGGGCGGGCAGGGGATTCGCCGGGTCATTCAGCCAGAGTGCCAGGCCCAGGCGGTTCTTCGGGGAATCCGCAGCCATGGGAGGAAGTACGGCGGGCGTAGTAGCTTCGACCTTCTCGGCCTTGTCGGAATAGACGCCTCGAGTGAGGACGTGAGCGTAGGGCGCGCCCGGCTTTTCTTCCATCACCAGCGATACCGAGCCTCGTCCGCGGATGGTAGCCTGCTCGGATTTCAGTGCGTCGAGCTTCCCGGCCAGATCGCGCGAGATGCTGTCCGCCGTCGCAAGGTAGTAGTGATAGGCGGTCTCTACCTGCTCCCTGCGGCGCTGCTCGGCAGGCGTCACGACGATGCTCCTGACGATGCTGTCGTGCGCGAGCTTTGTGATCTCATCCGCAGGGAGGAGCCGCCGGTAGAACCGGAAATCCTGTAATGCCACCTTGCCTCCACTGAGGCGCGAGTCGCCGCTTTCGCGCGAGCCGAGCCGGAGCGGGACGGAGGTCTCGATGTTCGCGCCCACGGATGCCGGGGAAAGCAAGCCTTTGGCGGGCTGGCCGTCGATGTAGAGCAGCAGCGATCCTTCGCCGGTCTTCGTGCCATCGTAGGTCACCATCACGTGCTGCCATGTACCGGGCTTCAGCGGTTGCGCGGCGGTGAACTTGCTTGCGGCGGAGGACCAGGTCTCGATCACATGAGCTGCTGGAGTTCCTCCCTGGAGATACAGGTCCCAGCCGCGAAAGGTCTCACCGGGATTCATGCGCGCCACGATCGCTCCCGTCGGCTTGCCTTCGATGCGGACGAAGCCGCCGTAGCTGACCTGATCGCCCTTCTTGAAGCTGGCGAGATCGCCGAGTTCCACAGGGGCATCGCTGACCTGCACGGCTTTCCCAAGAGGGGCATCCACACGTGTCAGCTCCGCGAGCCATTCGCGCGGGCCGCCATCCACGCTACCACGCAGCGGGCCTTCGCCCTCGGTCAGCGGGAGGTGCACGGCGAGCGATGGATCGGGCGGGGCAGGGGCCTCGGCGGGGAGATTCGCGAGCCAAGCCTCGAAGTTGCTGCGCGCGGAGTTCTTCCGCTCCGCGAGCTGGTTCTCCGTGCCGGATATTTCTCCCGCCAGCGAGGTCCATCGCGGGCGGTCCTCCTGCAGCGGCACGAAGACATTCGGCGGATGCTCGGCATTGTTCCCGTCCAGCGCCGACATCGGCGTGTTCCGGAAGAAGGCCGTCAGCGAGTAGAATTCCTTCGTCGAGATCGGGTCGAACTTGTGGTCGTGGCAAGCCGCGCATCCCGTGGTGAGGCCCAGCCACACGGCGGAGACCGTCTCCGCGCGGTCCTTTGCATAGATCGCTTCATACTCCTCGGCGATCGCGCCACCCTCGCCGGTGGTGGCGAGGCAGCGGTTGAAACCGGTGGCCACCTGCTGGTCGAGCGTGCGGTCCGGTAGGAGGTCGCCCGCCATTTGCTCGGTGGTGAATTGATCCCACGGCATGTTTGCCTGGAATGCCCGTACGACCCAATCCCGGTAAGGCCAGATAGCGCGGTAGTTGTCGATGTGGATGCCGTGCGTGTCCGCATAGCGCGCGGCATCCAGCCACTGGCGGGCGAAGTGCTCGGCGCTGGCGGTGGTGGCGAGCAGGCGGTCCACCTCGGCATCCAGCTTTTCCCAAGTGAAGGCAGCGGTTTCCACCGGCGTGGGAGTCATGCCGGTGAGGTCCAGATGCAAGCGACGGTAGAAGCGGGCGGGGTCTTCGACGGGATTCGGAGAAAGACCGTTCTGCGCCAGCTTGTCCGCGATGAAGTGGTCGATGGGGTTCGCGGCCCAGTCCTTACCAGCGGCAGGTGCCTCCGGGCGTTTCACCGGCATGAAGGACCAGTGCGCCTCGTAGGGCGCTCCCTGTTCGATCCACTTTTCCAGCAGCGCGATCTGGTCCGGTGCCAGCGTCTTGTGCGACGCGGGCGGGGGCATGATCTTGTTCGGGTCGGGATCATGCATCAGCTTCACCGCGAGGGATTCACCGGGCTTGCCCTTCACGATGACCGGCTTCCCATCCTCGCGGATGGCGAAGGCCTCGGCCTCGATGTCCAGCCGCAGGGGCGCGGATTTCGGCTCGCGGGTGCCGGAGTCCGGGCCGTGGCAGTGGTAGCAGTATTCGGAGAGGATGGGCTGGACGTGCTCGTTGAAGGATACGGTCTCCGGGAGATTGAATGCTGGCTTGGCCGGTACCGCCTCCACCTCGGGAGACGCGGGAGGAGTTTCGGGGTTCGCCGCCGTTTCAGTCGCGCTTTCCGTCGATCCCGTCGCAGGTTGGTCGCACGAAAGGATCGTCAGCGAGCAAGCCGCCGTCAGGGTCCAAGTCAGGGAGTGGAAGCGCATTTTGAAACGGATTTTGTGATCGTGCTGGCGAATTCCGAGGGGTTCCGGTCAAACGTGGGCACGCGAGTGGGCCTTTCAAGACGTCAATCATCGTGCCCTCTCTTGTCGGCGATGGCAAGATGGCCGAAAAGTCCCGCGCCATGAAGTCACCTGTACATGCGACATTCAGCCACGACGCATGTCCTCTCCTGCCGGAAGCGACGCAGCCTCAAGGTCCGGCGGTCACCCGGGAACTCGGCGTAGCGAAGTGCGTGCGTTTTTATTTTGCGGCTCTGACCTATGCTCAGTCCCTCTGGCGCGAGGGCAAGCCCGCGCAGGCCGTCCTCCAGCTCAACAAGTCCTTCATGGCCGACCTGCGTGGCGATGAGGAGGTGCTGCAAGTCCATCCGCCTCCGTATGCCGTGCTCGTGTGGATCCTCCGCCATCGGCCTGACGAGTGCTTTTTGGGGAATCCGGTCCGCCATTTCCAGCACCTCGCCACCCGGATGAACGGCGAGCGGAAGGAGATCCGCTCTTGGCGCGCATGGGCCTGCTTTCACCTCTCCCGGCAGGTGCTGCCGATGGATGAGTTTCCGATCGATGCAGAGCAGGTCGCGGAGGAAGGCGTCGTCTTTCCCGAGTGGCAGGACGTGGTGGCAGGGATTCGCGAGGCCGGATGGACCGGCGAGGTGGAGGTGCTAGAAGACGTGATGAGGGGGCTGGAGTGAGCTGGAGTGAGCCGGGTTTTTAGCCCTGCTTTGAGAGGTTTGCGAAGCACGAGTGAAAGCCGTGCCTCATCGGGCACAGCCCGCTGGGAGTGCGTGCCACCGGCTCGCTTGGACGTGCGGGCGAAGTACGGGTGAGCATGCTTTCCCGGGTGCATCTTCATGAAGGCGGCTTTTTCCGTAAGTTCGCCAACTTGCCAAGCGCGCCAGTGGCACGCGCTCCCAGGGCACGGGGATCTGCGGAGCCGGGAGTGCTGGCTTCAGCCGACTTGGCAGGTAGGCGAAGGAACCCATCCAGCCCGCCCAATCACTCACTCAGCCCGCCAGCCACCACAGGTGGAGAGCCGGACATCAGACCCGACCCGAAGCCACCTTCATTGCTGACGGAGACCCTGTGCCATCGTGGTCAGCATCGCTCCGCGTGCGGCGAAGCAGTTCTGCAGGCGGGTCTTGATCTCCGGCTCTTGGCGCACTGTGTGATAGCGGGCTTTGATAGGTAGCTTCCCCGGACCGGCGCACCGCACGCGGAGCGATGCGGACCACGATGCGCTCAGGTGGCAGCAGCTTTTGAGGTCACTTCGCCCGCACGTCCAAGCGAGCCGGTGGCACGCGCTCCCAGCGGGACGGCATCGCGGGAGCCGGCTTTTTCCTTGGGTTCGCCTTCCATCCAAGCCGGCTGAAGCCAGCGCTCCCGGCTCCGCCGATCCAATGGGCTTGTTCCACGCCACGCTCTGTGGTGACAGGACGGCCTGCCAACCTAGAGAGTGAATCAAAGCAGAGCGTCACCCTGTAGCACCATCACCTCAACGTCGCGGCGATCTCCGAGGCGAGCTGGCTGAGGAGGCGGCTCTGGGCGGCGGCGAGTTCATCGTAGCCGTCGGCTTTCAGCGGCTCGGTGCCGGACCAGCTTTTCGAGGTGACCATGCGGCGGTCGGGCAGGGAATAGACGCGCCAGGCGGCTTCCAGCACGGCGTCGCCGTCGGCGTTGCCGTGGAGCTGGCGGATATCGAGGCTCACCTGGTAGCGCAGCTCGCTGTCGCTGCCCCAGGGGTAGGTGCGGACGTTGCCGGTGCCGAGGCGGCGGCCTAGATTGGTGGCGGTGACGCGGGCGATGTTTTCCTCCAAGTCACCCGCCCAGCGGTGAGACTCGGCCACGGCCATGCGGTTCCCGCTTTCCTGGAAGACGAGGTTCGCGCGGTCGAGGTAGCTGGCGAGCGAGACCGGGCCGACGCCCACGGAGGTGCCGCCGCCGGAGGGCGCGGGGCCTTCCGGTGTGAGGACGTAGTAGGACTTGGCGGGCGCGCAGGACTGGAGCTGGACCGCGAGGAGACCGAGGACGCCGAGTTTCAGGAAGGAGCGGAGCATGGCAGGGCGGAAAGGTGGGAACGGGGCGATGAGTGGATCACCGCTGCTTGGCGCGGGGCTTAGGATCGCCGGAGCCTTCGCGGCCGAAGAGCAGGGAATTCGGCTTCTCCTCGATGGAGTCGGAGAGGACCTTGAACGAGCGCAGCGCCGCGCGAAGCTCGTCGAGCGTGCGAGCGAGGTCGCCCTGCATGGCGCCTTGCGGGCCGAGGCTGTCCACGCTGGTGCGGACCTGCTTCAGGGTGGCTTCCAGCTCGGCGGTCAGGTTTTGCGTCTCGTCGCGGGCGAGGAGCTTCTTCGCCTCGGCGAGCGCGCCCTCGGCCTCGGACAGGGTGCCGCGAAGGTCCTTCACGGTGATGGAAATCTCGTCGGCAGCGGTGCCGAATTTCTCAAGAGTATCGTCCAGCGGCAGCGCCTCGATCTTCGTGAGAATGGAGTTCAGCTTGTCCTGGAGCTGCGCGAGGCCGGAGGACTCGGTGGGGATGACGTCATACTCGCCTACCTTGGCAAGTTGGGCGGGTGCGGCACCGGGGACGAAGTCGAGATCGACGAAGAGCGCGCCGGTGAGCAGGGAGCCGGTGCTGAGCTTTGCCCGCAGGCCGCGGCGCACGCACTCGGCGAGTACGGCGGTGGAGTCCTGGATGTCCTCGACCGCCTTGCCGAGGGTCAGGGAGTCGATCTCGATGACCACCGGCACGCGGGAGTCGCCGGGCGGAGAATGGCGGAAGCTGATCTCGACCACGCGGCCGAGCGGGATGCCGCGGAATTCCACCGGGGCACCGGGGGAGAGGCCGCGCACGGACTGGTCGAAGTAGAGGAGGATGCGGTGGTCCGGGGTGAAGATGGATTTCCGCGCGGCATCCTCGTCCGGGTAGAGCTGGAAGACGGCACCGTCTTGCGCGGGCTCGCCTGCCACGCCGCCCTTTGGCACGGCGAAGACGGCACCGCCGGAGAGCATGGCTTGGAACGAGGGAGTGCTGATCTTGAAGCCATCCGCTCCGGCCACCACGTCGATGCCGCTGGTATTCCAGAAGCACGTCCCCTGGCGGACGAGCGAGGAGTATTCCTCCTTGATGAAGATGTCGAAGCGGATGCGGCGGTTCTCGATGTCGAGCCGGCGGCGCTCCACTCGGCCGACCTCGAATCCGCGGTAGTAGATCGGCGAGCCGGAAGCGAGCGAGCCGGCGTCCTCCGCCACGAGCGTGAGCCGCAGGCCGGGCACGCTGGACGGGGTCACGGGTGGCTCCTCCAGGCCGTCGAAGTGATGGACGGGCAGGGTGGTCTCGCCGGGCTCCAGCTCGATGTAGGCGCCCTCCACGATGGTGCTGAGGCCGGAGATAGAGGCCCCGGAGACGCGCGGCTTCACCACCCAGAAGCGGCTGCCCTCGCGCAGCAGGTGCTCGGCATCCGGGTCCATGCGGATCTCCGCGACCACGGAGCGCACGTCATCCGCGAGGTCCACTCTCTCCACCACGCCCACGCGGACGGAGAGGCAGCGGACCTCGGTCACGCCGGCCTTCACGCTCTCCGCTGTCTCGAAGCGGACGTAGGCGATGGGCCCGCGTCCGGCATAGTGCTTCCAGACGAGGCCGCCTGCCACGATGAGCGCGAGCAGGGGCACCAGCCACACGCTGCTCCAGCGGCGGCGGTGGCGGATGGTGGCGCGGGGTTCCTGCGTCTCTTCACTCATGGGGTATCGGGTAGATCGCGATCCGCATGCTGGTCCCACAGCAGGCGCGGATCAAAGCTCATGGCAGCGAACATGGTCAGAACCACGACGGCTGCAAAGGAAACGATGGCCGGGCCGGGCAATACGCTCGAAAGCGCGCCGACCTGGACGAGGGAGACAAGGATGGCGACTACGAAAACATCCACCATCGACCAGCGTCCGACGAGCTCGGTCACGTGGTAGAGGCGGGCGAGATTCTTCGGCGAGGTGCGGGTCTTCCCCGAGGCGGCGAGGCAGAGCCAGACCAGCGCGAGCATCTTCAGGATGGGGATGAGGATGCTGGCGGCGAAGATGATGATGGCCACGAGGAGGTCGCCCTTCTTCCAGAAATTCAGCACGCCGGACATGATGGTGTCGTGCGAGGTGCCGCCGAGGCCGCCGACAGACATGATGGGCATCAGGTTCGCCGGGAAGTAGAAGGCGATGGCGGCGATGAGGAAGCTCCACGTGCGCTCCAGGCTGTGGGGCTTGCGCAGGTGGAGCTTGCAGCCGCAGCGCGGGCACTCGCCGAGATCGACGGGGCTCACCTTCCCGCACAGGTGGCAGGAGGCGAGGCCTTGTTCGGCAGCGCTGCGGATCTCCATCAGTTCGTCCTTTTGAATGCGATTTCCAGCCGGTCCCACAGCTCCAGCCGGTCGATGCCCGCGATGGCGGAGGTGGTGCAGATGACGAGCCCGGCCATGGCCCAGAGGCCGACGCCGAGATGGATGTCTCCCACGGCGCCGAGCTTCAGCAGGGCGACGAGGATGCCGAAGAGGAAGACCTCCAGCATGCTCCAAGGCTCGGAAAGCTGGTACCAGCGGGTGACGACCTTCGCCCCCGGGAAGGCGATGCCAAAGCGCAGCGGCGCGGTGACGTAGAGCAGGCCGCCCACCAGCACGAGCGGCGCGACCATGGTGAAGAAGACGGTGGCGGCGGCGATGGCCGGATTCCCGTCCCGCCACATGGCCTGCGCGGCCTCCAGGATGGTCAGCTCGCGCCGCACGCTCCCCGCATTCACCGTGATGCTGGGGAAGAGGTGGACGAGCGCCATGAAGATGAGCGCGGCGGAGGAGAAGCCGGTGGCGCGGGCCAGCGAGCGCGGGCGATTCTGGTAGAGCACCTCGCCGCAGCGGCAGCAGTGGGCGGCATCCCCCTCCTTCAGCCGCGGCGCGTCCTGCAGGGCGTCGCAGAAATGGCACGCCACGCGGATGGGCCCGTCTTCGATACGGGGCCAGGAGAGTCCGGGCAGGTGGCGTTTCATGGGAGGCGGGACGGGCAGGCCGGGCGGCACCGGGACGTCCGTCCGGTGCTGCCGCCTTCGGCTGGAGTGGGTGCGCGTGGATGTGGGGCGGTGCGCGGCCTCAGAGCGGGCGCGCGTAGGTGCTACAGCGATTCAGCCAGCCCTCTTTCCACCGGCCTTCACCGCGGGCGGGCGGGGCATTGTCGATGCGGCGGCTCAGCATGCGCTTCGCGCTGGCGGAGAATTCGGCGGCGGCAGGCTGGCCCGCGGGCACGTCTTTCATGCTGCCGAGCACCTGGAGGAGCCCCCAGCCCTTGTCATTGTAGCGTTCGCTCGGCTGGGTGCCGTCGCCCTTGAAGTTCACGTAGTCGATCAGCGCGTAGGTGCCGTTCGCGGTGCTGGCCACCTTGTTGTAGTTCGCCTGCAGGCGCGCGCGGTCGCTGGCGGGTGCGGCGGCCAGGATCTTCGGCAGCGCGCCTCGGGAGCGGGCGATGATGAAGTCGGTCTGGACGGGCACGTTGTTCGCCAGCCACTGGCGGAGCTGGTCGAGCTGCGGGCCGCGGAATTCCGCCTTCGTCTTCCACGGCGAGTGGCGCTGCAAGGCCACGGCCGGCGGGGTGGCACCCTGCTGGCGGGCGAAGGCCACGAACTGCGGCCAGCTTTCCTCAAAGCGGCCGTTGAAGCCCGCAGGATACCAAATGAAGTGGCCGATGCCGAGCGACGGGAATTCCTCGCCCGCATTCCACGTGGTGAGCCCGGCGACGGTGCCGCCGCACTCGTTTTGCCAGATTTTTCGGCCGATCGCGGCCTTCTGGGCGGCGGTCAGGTTCGTGGCTGCCACGGCGGGCGCGGCAGTCGCGGTGCCGGGCAGGGAGACCGGCCCGCAGGCAGCGACAGCGAGCACGAGCGGGAGGATGAGGCGGAAAGGTTGCACGCATGCTATTTCCGCAGGTTTTCCGCCTCCCGCAAGCAGAGTATGCTGGGCG is from Luteolibacter flavescens and encodes:
- a CDS encoding PqiC family protein: MLRSFLKLGVLGLLAVQLQSCAPAKSYYVLTPEGPAPSGGGTSVGVGPVSLASYLDRANLVFQESGNRMAVAESHRWAGDLEENIARVTATNLGRRLGTGNVRTYPWGSDSELRYQVSLDIRQLHGNADGDAVLEAAWRVYSLPDRRMVTSKSWSGTEPLKADGYDELAAAQSRLLSQLASEIAATLR
- a CDS encoding paraquat-inducible protein A; amino-acid sequence: MEIRSAAEQGLASCHLCGKVSPVDLGECPRCGCKLHLRKPHSLERTWSFLIAAIAFYFPANLMPIMSVGGLGGTSHDTIMSGVLNFWKKGDLLVAIIIFAASILIPILKMLALVWLCLAASGKTRTSPKNLARLYHVTELVGRWSMVDVFVVAILVSLVQVGALSSVLPGPAIVSFAAVVVLTMFAAMSFDPRLLWDQHADRDLPDTP
- a CDS encoding paraquat-inducible protein A, which codes for MKRHLPGLSWPRIEDGPIRVACHFCDALQDAPRLKEGDAAHCCRCGEVLYQNRPRSLARATGFSSAALIFMALVHLFPSITVNAGSVRRELTILEAAQAMWRDGNPAIAAATVFFTMVAPLVLVGGLLYVTAPLRFGIAFPGAKVVTRWYQLSEPWSMLEVFLFGILVALLKLGAVGDIHLGVGLWAMAGLVICTTSAIAGIDRLELWDRLEIAFKRTN
- a CDS encoding intermembrane transport protein PqiB, producing the protein MSEETQEPRATIRHRRRWSSVWLVPLLALIVAGGLVWKHYAGRGPIAYVRFETAESVKAGVTEVRCLSVRVGVVERVDLADDVRSVVAEIRMDPDAEHLLREGSRFWVVKPRVSGASISGLSTIVEGAYIELEPGETTLPVHHFDGLEEPPVTPSSVPGLRLTLVAEDAGSLASGSPIYYRGFEVGRVERRRLDIENRRIRFDIFIKEEYSSLVRQGTCFWNTSGIDVVAGADGFKISTPSFQAMLSGGAVFAVPKGGVAGEPAQDGAVFQLYPDEDAARKSIFTPDHRILLYFDQSVRGLSPGAPVEFRGIPLGRVVEISFRHSPPGDSRVPVVIEIDSLTLGKAVEDIQDSTAVLAECVRRGLRAKLSTGSLLTGALFVDLDFVPGAAPAQLAKVGEYDVIPTESSGLAQLQDKLNSILTKIEALPLDDTLEKFGTAADEISITVKDLRGTLSEAEGALAEAKKLLARDETQNLTAELEATLKQVRTSVDSLGPQGAMQGDLARTLDELRAALRSFKVLSDSIEEKPNSLLFGREGSGDPKPRAKQR
- a CDS encoding DUF1553 domain-containing protein, whose translation is MRFHSLTWTLTAACSLTILSCDQPATGSTESATETAANPETPPASPEVEAVPAKPAFNLPETVSFNEHVQPILSEYCYHCHGPDSGTREPKSAPLRLDIEAEAFAIREDGKPVIVKGKPGESLAVKLMHDPDPNKIMPPPASHKTLAPDQIALLEKWIEQGAPYEAHWSFMPVKRPEAPAAGKDWAANPIDHFIADKLAQNGLSPNPVEDPARFYRRLHLDLTGMTPTPVETAAFTWEKLDAEVDRLLATTASAEHFARQWLDAARYADTHGIHIDNYRAIWPYRDWVVRAFQANMPWDQFTTEQMAGDLLPDRTLDQQVATGFNRCLATTGEGGAIAEEYEAIYAKDRAETVSAVWLGLTTGCAACHDHKFDPISTKEFYSLTAFFRNTPMSALDGNNAEHPPNVFVPLQEDRPRWTSLAGEISGTENQLAERKNSARSNFEAWLANLPAEAPAPPDPSLAVHLPLTEGEGPLRGSVDGGPREWLAELTRVDAPLGKAVQVSDAPVELGDLASFKKGDQVSYGGFVRIEGKPTGAIVARMNPGETFRGWDLYLQGGTPAAHVIETWSSAASKFTAAQPLKPGTWQHVMVTYDGTKTGEGSLLLYIDGQPAKGLLSPASVGANIETSVPLRLGSRESGDSRLSGGKVALQDFRFYRRLLPADEITKLAHDSIVRSIVVTPAEQRRREQVETAYHYYLATADSISRDLAGKLDALKSEQATIRGRGSVSLVMEEKPGAPYAHVLTRGVYSDKAEKVEATTPAVLPPMAADSPKNRLGLALWLNDPANPLPARVTMNRAWYYLFGTGIVETNDDFGIMGARPSHPKLLDWLASEFIASGWDYRHMAKLMVTSAAYRQSGVVSPEKLEADPANRLISRGPRYRMDAEMLRDSALHASGLLSSRTGGPPVKPYQPEGIWEAVAMKESNTRFYKQDSGEALYRRSIYTFWKRTAPHAAMEILNAPSREVFCVRRDRTNTPLQAFVVMNDPQFVEASRRLAEGAMKASPDPQARLDQMSTRLLSRTLDAEERKLVLEVHATALAAYQADAKQAEAMISNGETKADASLDVPELAAWTLVASQLLNLDETLNK